In one window of Reinekea forsetii DNA:
- a CDS encoding electron transfer flavoprotein subunit alpha/FixB family protein codes for MSILVIADHNNSELTPVTANVVAAALKLGAPVHLLVAGHDCRSVADAAAQLSGIERVLNCDAAHYAHGLAENLAELVLSVADQYSHILTAATTTGKNFLPRVAAKLDVEQISEIITVDSPDTFKRPIYAGNAIATVQSTDRIKVISVRGTAFDPCPNDGQAPIEDLPAASDQGISRFISEDLVVSERPELTAARVVISGGRGMQNGENFELLYKVADKLGAGVGASRAAVDEGFVPNDMQVGQTGKIVAPELYIAVGISGQIQHLAGMKDSKVIVAINKDADAPIFQVADYGLVADLFDALPELTEQL; via the coding sequence ATGAGCATTTTAGTTATAGCTGACCACAATAATAGTGAACTCACGCCCGTGACCGCCAATGTTGTTGCCGCGGCGCTCAAGCTCGGTGCGCCGGTCCATCTATTGGTTGCCGGCCACGACTGTCGGAGCGTCGCCGACGCGGCAGCGCAATTGAGTGGCATTGAGCGAGTGCTCAACTGCGACGCAGCGCACTACGCCCACGGCTTGGCCGAAAACTTGGCCGAATTGGTGCTATCGGTGGCCGATCAATACAGCCATATCCTGACCGCCGCCACAACCACGGGCAAGAACTTCCTCCCTCGGGTTGCCGCAAAACTCGACGTAGAACAGATTTCGGAGATCATCACGGTCGACAGTCCGGATACCTTTAAGCGCCCGATCTATGCTGGCAATGCCATAGCCACGGTGCAATCGACGGACCGAATCAAGGTTATTAGTGTGCGCGGTACCGCCTTTGATCCATGCCCGAATGATGGCCAGGCCCCGATCGAAGACCTGCCTGCGGCTTCCGACCAGGGTATCAGTCGTTTTATCTCCGAGGATTTGGTTGTTTCCGAACGCCCCGAGCTCACCGCGGCCCGCGTGGTGATCTCAGGTGGTCGCGGCATGCAGAACGGCGAGAACTTCGAACTGCTTTACAAGGTCGCCGATAAGCTCGGTGCCGGAGTTGGAGCGTCTCGTGCCGCGGTCGATGAAGGCTTTGTGCCCAATGACATGCAGGTCGGCCAAACGGGTAAGATCGTTGCCCCGGAGCTCTATATCGCCGTGGGTATCTCAGGACAAATTCAACACCTTGCCGGCATGAAGGACAGTAAGGTCATCGTTGCGATCAATAAGGATGCAGATGCCCCAATTTTCCAAGTAGCCGACTACGGTTTGGTGGCCGATCTGTTCGATGCACTCCCAGAACTGACCGAACAGCTCTAA
- a CDS encoding electron transfer flavoprotein subunit beta/FixA family protein — protein sequence MKIIVPVKRVVDYNVKVRVKADHSDVELANVKMDINPFCDIAVEEAVRLKEQGLASEVIVVSIGEAKAEEQLRRSLAIGADRAILVVTQEAASSLVVAKILAQIVALEQPGLVILGKQAIDTDNNQTGQMLAALAGLAQATFASKVLIDGDWVTVTRDIDGGAQTVSLKMPAIITTDLRLNEPRYIKLPDIMKAKRKPLEKKTPEDFGVELSRTVNTLKVEPPAERPAGIKVNSIQELVDKLKNEAKVVS from the coding sequence ATGAAAATCATCGTTCCGGTTAAACGCGTTGTAGATTACAACGTCAAAGTTCGAGTCAAGGCGGATCATTCCGATGTGGAACTCGCTAATGTTAAAATGGACATCAATCCCTTCTGTGATATCGCCGTTGAAGAGGCCGTGCGCCTCAAAGAACAGGGTCTCGCCTCTGAAGTGATCGTCGTGTCGATCGGTGAAGCCAAAGCCGAAGAGCAGCTGCGCCGATCGCTGGCCATCGGTGCGGATCGGGCCATTTTGGTGGTCACGCAAGAGGCCGCCAGTTCATTGGTGGTGGCGAAAATATTGGCGCAGATTGTCGCCCTTGAGCAACCTGGACTGGTGATCTTGGGGAAACAGGCCATCGACACCGATAACAATCAGACCGGGCAAATGCTCGCCGCGCTCGCCGGCTTGGCTCAGGCGACCTTCGCCAGCAAGGTCTTGATTGACGGTGATTGGGTTACCGTCACGCGCGATATAGACGGCGGCGCGCAAACCGTCTCGCTTAAGATGCCGGCCATCATCACCACCGATTTACGCCTCAATGAGCCGCGTTACATTAAATTGCCCGACATTATGAAAGCCAAGCGCAAACCGCTGGAGAAAAAGACCCCTGAGGATTTCGGCGTTGAACTAAGCCGAACGGTCAACACCTTAAAGGTTGAACCGCCAGCGGAACGCCCAGCCGGTATTAAGGTCAACTCGATTCAAGAGCTGGTCGACAAACTTAAAAACGAAGCGAAGGTGGTGTCATGA
- a CDS encoding DUF1285 domain-containing protein, with product MIELTDIYRHINNQTVAPVELWDPDFCGDIDLEIRRDGRWYYQGSLIARERMVKLFASVLKKEDERYFLVTPVEKVGIRVAATPFVVVSAQLIGDTWIVTNNLGDQACLDRDHPLKVDYPAEPEMLWRANLSARISPSVMYQWQIHALDHQGLRQGVLWLDSAGTEFTLDRSELT from the coding sequence ATGATCGAACTGACTGATATCTATCGACACATTAATAATCAAACGGTTGCGCCCGTGGAGTTATGGGACCCTGACTTCTGTGGTGATATTGATTTGGAAATTCGCCGCGATGGCCGGTGGTACTATCAGGGCAGCCTGATAGCTCGGGAACGGATGGTTAAGCTGTTTGCCAGTGTACTGAAAAAGGAAGATGAACGTTATTTCTTGGTCACACCGGTGGAGAAGGTGGGCATTCGAGTCGCCGCCACACCCTTTGTGGTGGTCTCCGCCCAATTGATCGGTGACACCTGGATCGTGACCAACAATCTGGGCGATCAGGCCTGTTTGGATCGGGATCACCCGCTTAAGGTAGACTACCCAGCCGAACCAGAGATGCTTTGGCGCGCTAACTTAAGCGCTCGAATCAGCCCCAGTGTAATGTATCAGTGGCAGATCCATGCCTTGGACCATCAGGGACTGCGCCAAGGGGTGCTGTGGTTGGACAGCGCCGGAACGGAATTCACGCTCGATCGTAGCGAGTTGACCTGA
- a CDS encoding PilZ domain-containing protein yields MNPKLAGTRSGILSITMKDKAVLYAAFMPFVKNGGLFIATNKRFSVGDDVFLLLTLMDEPEKIPVAGRVIWLTPRGAQGNRATGIGVQFSKKNELAKDKIETYLAGALNSDKPTHTM; encoded by the coding sequence ATGAACCCAAAATTAGCTGGCACTCGCAGCGGAATACTGTCCATAACCATGAAAGACAAGGCGGTTCTCTATGCCGCCTTTATGCCCTTCGTAAAGAATGGCGGTTTGTTTATCGCGACTAACAAACGCTTCAGCGTGGGCGATGATGTTTTTTTATTACTCACCCTGATGGATGAACCAGAAAAGATTCCGGTTGCTGGCCGCGTTATCTGGTTGACCCCACGAGGGGCCCAGGGCAACAGGGCAACCGGCATCGGTGTGCAATTTTCGAAGAAAAACGAATTGGCAAAAGACAAGATCGAAACCTATCTGGCCGGCGCGTTGAATTCGGACAAACCTACCCACACTATGTAA
- a CDS encoding LysR family transcriptional regulator — translation MRYLSSDLNLFRVLLTIYLQGNLTRAGKVLGVTQPAISNALARLRTMYDDPLFVRSGSRMRPTQKTEQIIQQVSIALELLTSTLSPDQPMPQAKD, via the coding sequence ATGCGGTATCTATCTTCAGATTTAAATCTTTTTCGCGTCCTGCTGACCATCTACTTGCAGGGCAATTTGACTCGCGCCGGCAAGGTGCTGGGCGTTACGCAACCAGCCATTAGCAACGCCTTAGCGCGCTTGCGAACAATGTATGACGATCCGCTGTTTGTGCGCTCGGGCAGTCGGATGCGGCCCACCCAAAAAACCGAACAAATCATCCAGCAGGTCAGCATTGCCTTGGAATTGCTGACTTCAACGTTGAGTCCGGACCAGCCCATGCCCCAAGCCAAAGATTAG
- a CDS encoding electron transfer flavoprotein-ubiquinone oxidoreductase, with the protein MEREAMEFDVVIVGAGPAGLSAAIKLMQGAQALEQELSVCVVEKGSEVGAHILSGAVFETSALNELLPNWSELGAPLHTPVTRDEIYVLRSATSQVKVPHFAVPTPMKNDGNYIISLGNFCRWLAEQAEALGVEIFPGFAAAEVLYDAKGAVKGIITGDMGRAADGTEKDGFAAGMELHGKTTLFAEGARGHLGKALIEQFQLARGQGTQHFGLGIKELWEVPADMHEPGLVVHTAGWPLAEQGASGGAFMYHLENQQVALGLITDLGYDNPYLSPFDEFQRMKHHPLFAKYLTNGKRLSYGARALNKGGSQCLPKMHFPGGFLIGCDAGTLNGAKIKGTHTAMQSGMLAAQTILDQLAIGLEAGQDLVHFEAHYKNSSLFKELHFQRNFGPAQHKFGNILGSAYAFIDMNVFRGTLPWTLQDSVPDYATLKPAAQSKMLEYGKADGILSFDKLSSVFLSNTNHEDNQPVHLRLTDPDLPIRDNLPLYAEPAQRYCPAGVYEVIQGADGAAKFQINAQNCVHCKTCDIKDPAQNITWVTPEGAGGPNYPNM; encoded by the coding sequence ATGGAACGCGAAGCCATGGAATTTGACGTGGTAATAGTCGGTGCTGGACCTGCGGGTCTGTCTGCTGCCATCAAGTTGATGCAAGGCGCACAGGCTCTGGAGCAGGAATTGAGCGTCTGCGTGGTTGAAAAAGGCTCCGAAGTCGGCGCCCATATACTATCGGGCGCGGTATTCGAAACCAGCGCCCTCAATGAATTGCTACCCAATTGGTCCGAGCTTGGGGCTCCCCTGCACACCCCTGTCACGCGCGATGAGATCTATGTGCTGCGCTCGGCGACCAGCCAAGTCAAGGTGCCGCATTTTGCCGTACCCACTCCGATGAAGAACGACGGCAATTACATTATCAGCCTGGGCAATTTTTGCCGCTGGTTGGCCGAACAGGCCGAGGCCTTGGGCGTGGAAATATTTCCCGGCTTTGCTGCCGCGGAAGTGCTCTATGACGCCAAGGGTGCCGTTAAGGGCATCATTACCGGCGATATGGGCCGTGCCGCCGATGGCACGGAGAAAGACGGCTTTGCCGCCGGAATGGAATTGCACGGCAAAACCACCCTGTTTGCCGAAGGTGCCCGCGGGCACTTGGGCAAGGCGCTGATCGAACAATTCCAGCTTGCCCGGGGACAGGGTACCCAGCATTTTGGCTTGGGTATTAAAGAGCTCTGGGAAGTGCCAGCCGATATGCACGAACCGGGCCTAGTCGTGCACACGGCCGGTTGGCCGCTGGCCGAACAGGGTGCCTCCGGTGGTGCTTTTATGTACCACTTGGAAAACCAACAGGTCGCATTGGGTCTGATCACCGATCTAGGCTATGACAATCCCTATTTGTCGCCGTTCGATGAATTTCAACGCATGAAGCACCACCCGCTCTTTGCCAAATATCTGACAAACGGCAAACGCCTGTCTTATGGCGCGCGGGCGTTGAATAAGGGCGGCTCGCAATGTCTGCCTAAAATGCACTTTCCGGGTGGGTTTTTAATTGGCTGTGATGCCGGCACGCTCAACGGCGCTAAGATCAAGGGCACGCATACGGCTATGCAATCGGGCATGTTGGCGGCGCAAACCATTCTGGATCAGCTGGCAATTGGCCTTGAAGCCGGCCAGGATTTGGTGCATTTCGAAGCGCATTATAAAAATAGCAGCCTCTTTAAGGAATTGCATTTTCAGCGCAATTTTGGCCCGGCCCAGCACAAGTTCGGCAATATCCTCGGCTCAGCCTACGCCTTTATCGATATGAATGTGTTTCGCGGCACCCTGCCCTGGACTCTGCAGGACTCGGTGCCCGACTACGCCACGCTCAAGCCGGCCGCGCAGTCTAAGATGCTTGAATACGGCAAGGCAGATGGCATCCTGTCCTTTGACAAGCTTAGTTCGGTATTTCTCTCCAATACCAATCACGAAGACAACCAACCGGTTCACCTCAGGCTGACCGACCCAGATTTGCCCATCCGAGACAATCTGCCGCTCTATGCGGAACCGGCCCAGCGCTATTGTCCGGCCGGCGTGTATGAGGTAATTCAAGGGGCCGATGGCGCAGCCAAGTTTCAAATCAATGCGCAAAACTGCGTGCATTGCAAAACCTGCGATATCAAGGATCCGGCTCAAAATATCACCTGGGTGACCCCCGAAGGCGCGGGTGGGCCCAACTATCCCAATATGTGA
- a CDS encoding TetR/AcrR family transcriptional regulator: MLTSSIAIQPQSPAETALISSALNLFTIHNENSITVTQLIKAAGISRSVFYKHFANKDDVYAAILLTDELAVTPLLTNIGASGGAADLLEQYLKYRIQFVKKYRVLMRLEKHLQATDCTLERFVQWQLLRRQHVDEFAAIIELDLAHLKPLERDKARFHYGLLWSLASGMAHITESDLFPELIRDRRGFSRFLLDSVRTLGGPK, encoded by the coding sequence ATGTTAACTTCGAGTATTGCGATTCAGCCACAAAGCCCCGCTGAAACAGCCTTGATTAGTTCGGCCCTGAATCTATTTACCATTCACAATGAAAACAGCATAACGGTAACCCAATTGATCAAGGCTGCGGGCATCAGTCGATCGGTTTTTTATAAACACTTCGCCAACAAAGATGATGTCTATGCCGCCATTCTACTCACCGATGAGCTCGCAGTGACGCCCTTACTCACTAACATCGGGGCCTCAGGCGGGGCTGCGGACCTACTTGAGCAGTATTTGAAATATCGAATCCAATTCGTTAAGAAATACCGAGTTCTGATGCGTCTGGAAAAACACTTGCAGGCGACCGACTGCACATTGGAGCGGTTTGTGCAGTGGCAACTGTTACGCCGCCAGCATGTCGATGAGTTCGCCGCCATAATTGAACTGGACCTAGCGCACCTGAAGCCGTTAGAGCGGGACAAGGCGCGCTTTCATTATGGTTTGCTCTGGTCATTGGCCAGTGGCATGGCGCATATTACCGAATCCGATCTATTCCCTGAACTGATTCGTGATCGCCGTGGCTTTAGCCGCTTTCTGCTCGATTCCGTGCGCACACTGGGTGGCCCTAAATGA